In one Butyrivibrio proteoclasticus B316 genomic region, the following are encoded:
- a CDS encoding HPr family phosphocarrier protein — protein sequence MLENVIKKHIMLQPTQVQDFVKEATKCDFDVDIYYNRYVVDAKSILGVFGLDLTKTLTVEYQGHNKQFEQYLNGLAIAG from the coding sequence ATGTTAGAAAATGTTATTAAGAAGCACATTATGCTTCAGCCAACACAGGTTCAGGACTTTGTAAAAGAGGCTACAAAGTGTGATTTTGATGTTGATATATATTACAACAGATATGTAGTTGATGCTAAGTCTATTTTAGGTGTATTTGGTCTTGATCTTACCAAGACTCTTACTGTTGAGTACCAGGGACATAACAAGCAGTTCGAGCAGTATCTTAACGGACTTGCTATCGCTGGTTGA